In Synechococcus sp. A18-25c, a single window of DNA contains:
- the polA gene encoding DNA polymerase I, with translation MPDTKEKPLLLLVDGHSLAFRSFYAFSKGGDGGLATKDGRPTSVTYGFLKALLDNCKGLKPEGVAIAFDTAEPTFRHEADPNYKAHRDVAPEVFFQDLDQLQGILRQFLQLPLCLAPGFEADDVLGTLANRAAESGWRVRILSGDRDLFQLVDDQRDIAVMYMGGGPYARSSGPTLIDEAGVESKLGVMPNKVVDLKALTGDSSDNIPGVKGVGPKTAINLLKENVDLDGVYKVLAEVEAEGPKASRGAVKGALKGKLSADRDNAYLSRKLAEILVDIPLPEEPVLELGPVDADGLQQQLEDLELNSLVRQVPGFVATFSTGGLNANGHLLESATPKPKSTSSEAPADESASASIHDTHETAAAHPELQPQVISTAADLEALVQRLMGCTDAMAPVALDTETTDLNPFKAQLVGIGMCWGPEPTDLAYIPIGHRSATEPTLDSSDAPVQLPLETVLAQLAPWLASPDHPKALQNAKYDRLILLRHGMPLGGVVMDTLLADYLRDAAAKHGLDVMAQRDYGITPTLFSDLVGKPKDGKASCFAEVALDQAALYCGMDVHLTRRLAIDLRAQLQACGDQLPRLLDQVELPLEPVLAVMEATGIRIDLPYLGELSKEMGDTLKRLEKDAKHAAGVDFNLASPKQLGELLFNTLGLDRKKSRRTKTGYSTDATVLEKLEGDHPVVPLVLEHRVLSKLKSTYVDALPLLVEAETGRVHTDFNQAVTATGRLSSSNPNLQNIPVRTQYSRRIRKAFLPQESWTLLSADYSQIELRILTHLSGEEVLQQAYQNGDDVHALTARLLLDKDEVSADERRLGKTINFGVIYGMGAQRFARETGVSQAEAKDFLSRYRERYPKVFAFLELQERLALSRGYVETILGRRRPFHFDRNGLGRLLGKDPMEIELDVARRGGMEAQQLRAAANAPIQGSSADIIKLAMIQLQAAIEQKGLPARLLLQVHDELVLEVDPQALETTQELVVSTMEKAVKLSVPLVAETGVGANWMEAK, from the coding sequence ATGCCCGACACCAAGGAGAAACCGCTGCTGCTGCTGGTGGATGGCCATTCCCTGGCCTTCCGCAGCTTCTATGCATTCAGCAAAGGAGGCGATGGTGGACTGGCCACCAAGGATGGGCGGCCCACCAGCGTGACCTATGGGTTTCTCAAGGCACTGCTCGACAACTGCAAGGGCTTGAAGCCTGAAGGTGTCGCGATCGCCTTCGACACCGCGGAACCCACCTTCCGGCATGAAGCCGATCCCAACTACAAGGCCCATCGCGATGTGGCGCCAGAGGTGTTTTTTCAGGATCTGGATCAATTGCAGGGAATCCTGCGCCAGTTCCTGCAGCTGCCGCTCTGCCTGGCTCCAGGATTTGAAGCCGACGACGTACTGGGCACCCTGGCCAACCGCGCTGCCGAGTCCGGCTGGCGCGTGCGCATCCTCAGCGGCGATCGTGACCTGTTCCAGCTGGTGGATGACCAGCGCGACATCGCCGTGATGTACATGGGAGGCGGCCCCTATGCACGCAGCAGCGGTCCGACCCTGATTGATGAAGCGGGCGTGGAGAGCAAGCTGGGCGTGATGCCCAACAAGGTGGTGGATCTCAAAGCCCTCACCGGTGACAGCTCCGACAACATCCCGGGTGTGAAGGGGGTTGGCCCGAAGACAGCGATCAACCTGCTCAAGGAAAACGTCGACCTCGATGGCGTCTACAAGGTGTTGGCAGAAGTTGAAGCCGAGGGACCGAAAGCCAGTCGGGGGGCGGTGAAGGGAGCGCTCAAAGGCAAGCTCAGCGCCGACCGAGACAACGCCTACCTCTCGCGCAAGCTGGCCGAGATCCTGGTGGACATCCCGCTACCGGAAGAGCCTGTGCTCGAGCTGGGCCCCGTGGACGCGGACGGACTGCAGCAGCAGCTGGAAGATCTGGAACTAAACAGCCTGGTGCGCCAGGTGCCCGGATTCGTCGCCACCTTCTCCACCGGCGGGCTCAATGCCAATGGGCATCTGCTCGAATCAGCCACACCCAAACCCAAGAGCACCAGCAGCGAGGCCCCTGCCGATGAGAGCGCATCGGCCTCCATTCACGACACGCACGAGACCGCCGCGGCACACCCTGAACTGCAACCTCAGGTGATCAGCACTGCAGCGGACCTCGAGGCGCTCGTGCAGCGGCTGATGGGCTGCACGGATGCCATGGCCCCTGTGGCCTTGGACACGGAAACCACCGACCTCAACCCTTTCAAAGCCCAACTGGTGGGAATCGGCATGTGCTGGGGACCCGAGCCGACGGATCTGGCCTACATCCCGATCGGACATCGCTCCGCGACAGAGCCCACCCTCGACAGCTCAGATGCCCCTGTGCAGTTGCCACTGGAGACCGTGCTAGCTCAGCTGGCGCCGTGGCTGGCCAGCCCTGACCATCCCAAGGCCCTTCAGAACGCGAAATACGACCGTTTGATCCTGCTGCGCCATGGCATGCCCTTGGGAGGGGTGGTGATGGACACCCTGCTGGCCGATTACCTCCGTGACGCCGCGGCCAAGCATGGCCTGGACGTGATGGCCCAGCGTGACTACGGCATCACCCCCACGCTGTTCAGCGATCTCGTGGGCAAACCCAAGGACGGCAAGGCCAGCTGCTTTGCGGAGGTTGCCCTCGATCAAGCCGCGTTGTATTGCGGCATGGACGTTCACCTCACACGTCGCCTCGCGATTGATCTCAGGGCGCAGCTGCAGGCCTGCGGCGACCAGCTGCCCCGCTTACTGGATCAGGTGGAACTACCGCTAGAACCGGTGTTGGCCGTGATGGAAGCCACCGGCATCCGCATCGATCTTCCGTATCTGGGAGAGCTGTCGAAGGAGATGGGAGACACGCTGAAGCGGCTGGAAAAAGACGCCAAGCACGCCGCAGGCGTTGACTTCAACCTGGCCTCACCCAAACAGCTGGGAGAACTGCTGTTCAACACCTTGGGGCTCGATCGCAAGAAATCCCGCCGCACCAAAACCGGTTACAGCACCGATGCCACGGTGCTGGAAAAACTGGAAGGCGATCACCCGGTGGTGCCGCTGGTGCTCGAACACCGCGTGCTGAGCAAACTCAAAAGCACCTATGTGGATGCTCTGCCCCTGCTAGTGGAAGCCGAGACCGGGCGTGTGCACACAGATTTCAACCAGGCAGTAACTGCGACAGGTCGCCTCAGCAGCAGCAACCCCAACCTGCAGAACATCCCTGTGCGCACGCAATACAGCCGACGCATCCGCAAGGCTTTCCTGCCGCAGGAGAGCTGGACGCTGCTCAGTGCTGACTACTCGCAGATTGAACTACGCATCCTCACCCATCTCTCCGGGGAGGAGGTGCTTCAGCAGGCGTATCAGAACGGAGACGACGTGCATGCTTTGACCGCACGTTTGCTCCTCGACAAAGACGAGGTAAGCGCCGATGAGCGACGGCTGGGCAAGACGATCAACTTTGGCGTGATCTACGGGATGGGCGCCCAACGGTTTGCCCGGGAAACCGGAGTCAGTCAGGCGGAAGCCAAGGACTTCCTCAGCCGCTACAGAGAGCGCTACCCCAAGGTGTTCGCATTCCTTGAACTGCAGGAGCGCCTGGCCCTGAGCCGCGGCTATGTGGAAACCATTCTTGGACGACGGCGCCCCTTCCACTTCGACCGCAATGGCCTGGGCCGGTTACTGGGGAAAGACCCCATGGAGATCGAGTTGGATGTCGCCAGGCGAGGCGGAATGGAAGCGCAGCAGCTGCGAGCGGCCGCCAACGCCCCCATCCAGGGCTCCAGTGCCGACATCATCAAACTGGCGATGATCCAGCTGCAAGCAGCGATCGAACAGAAGGGGCTGCCAGCGCGCCTGCTGCTGCAGGTGCACGACGAACTGGTGCTGGAAGTGGACCCTCAGGCCCTAGAGACAACGCAGGAGCTGGTGGTGTCCACGATGGAAAAAGCCGTCAAACTCAGCGTGCCATTAGTGGCTGAGACAGGGGTCGGCGCCAACTGGATGGAGGCGAAATAG
- the ychF gene encoding redox-regulated ATPase YchF, whose product MLKAGIVGLPNVGKSTLFNALVANAQAQAANFPFCTIEPNVGTVAVPDARLQQLTTLSSSAETIATRMEFVDIAGLVKGASQGEGLGNKFLANIREVDAIVHVVRCFEDDDVIHVSGSVGPARDAEVINLELGLSDLAQIEKRRERLKKQMRTSKEAQVEDAALERIQAVLEDGGAARSVELADDEAAMIKPLGLLTAKPIIYATNVCEDDLAAGNAFCEEVVALSKAEGAETIRISAQVEAELVELGEQERKDYLDGLGVTEGGLQSLIRATYRLLGLRTYFTTGEKETRAWTFKAGMTAPQAAGVIHTDFERGFIRAQTIGTEKLLEAGSLAEARNKGWLRSEGKDYVVEEGDVMEFLFNV is encoded by the coding sequence ATGCTTAAAGCCGGAATCGTCGGTTTGCCCAACGTGGGCAAATCCACTCTCTTCAATGCTCTGGTTGCCAATGCCCAGGCTCAGGCTGCGAACTTCCCGTTCTGCACAATCGAGCCCAACGTCGGCACGGTGGCAGTTCCTGACGCTCGACTGCAGCAGCTCACAACGCTGAGCAGCAGCGCGGAGACCATTGCCACGCGCATGGAGTTTGTGGACATTGCTGGTCTGGTGAAGGGCGCCAGTCAGGGAGAAGGTCTCGGCAACAAATTTCTGGCCAACATTCGTGAGGTGGACGCCATCGTGCACGTGGTGCGCTGTTTTGAGGACGACGATGTCATCCATGTGTCCGGTTCGGTGGGACCGGCCCGGGATGCTGAGGTGATCAACCTCGAGCTGGGTCTCTCAGATCTGGCCCAGATCGAGAAGCGGCGGGAGCGTCTCAAGAAACAGATGCGCACCAGCAAGGAGGCTCAGGTTGAAGATGCAGCACTGGAGCGCATCCAGGCGGTTTTGGAGGATGGTGGCGCCGCCAGAAGCGTCGAGCTGGCAGACGATGAAGCAGCCATGATCAAACCCCTTGGGCTGCTGACAGCTAAGCCGATCATCTACGCCACCAATGTGTGCGAAGACGATCTCGCCGCTGGCAATGCGTTCTGTGAGGAGGTGGTGGCTCTGTCCAAGGCTGAAGGTGCTGAGACCATTCGCATCTCTGCCCAGGTGGAGGCCGAACTGGTGGAGCTGGGTGAGCAGGAGCGCAAGGACTACCTCGACGGTCTGGGCGTGACAGAAGGGGGCCTACAGAGCTTGATCCGCGCTACCTACCGCTTATTGGGACTGCGGACTTATTTCACGACGGGTGAAAAGGAAACCCGGGCCTGGACCTTCAAGGCTGGGATGACGGCCCCCCAGGCCGCTGGTGTCATTCACACCGATTTCGAGCGTGGTTTCATTCGTGCGCAGACGATCGGTACAGAGAAACTGCTGGAAGCCGGTTCCCTAGCGGAAGCTCGCAACAAAGGGTGGCTTCGCAGTGAGGGCAAGGATTATGTGGTGGAAGAAGGGGATGTGATGGAGTTTCTGTTCAACGTGTAA
- the cysS gene encoding cysteine--tRNA ligase, translated as MSLRLTNSLSNRTEAFQPLEEGKATIYCCGVTVYDLCHLGHARSYINWDVLRRYLIWRDYDVTFVQNYTDIDDKILNKASAEGTSMEEVSEKNIEAFEIDMARLNILPADKMPRATRCIPEIHTLIKELEAKGAAYGSDGDVYFDVSKAKNYGQLSGRDPNEQQQGASGRTSGNEEERKRHPFDFALWKSAKDGEPSWDSPWGPGRPGWHIECSAMVRQQFGKTIDIHLGGGDLVFPHHENEIAQSETANDAPLARLWMHNGMVNVGGTKMSKSLGNFTTIRALLDSGVSSMTLRLFVLQAHYRKPLDFTADALDAASTGWKGLNAALGLGDLFTQPLGWPQSEPLASGAVKSEVSVDGEVLLNAKKRFIEAMDQDLNTSGALAVLFDLAKPLKALANRLDRGDQLDHTKDELDQLLQRWRLLRELSGVLGLRLETAVADAATNGIDDGAEIEAAIAARKQAKQSRDFATADRIRDELTAKGIELIDKPGGITEWRRS; from the coding sequence GTGTCGCTTCGCCTCACCAACAGTCTGAGCAACCGGACGGAAGCGTTCCAGCCACTGGAAGAAGGCAAGGCCACAATTTATTGCTGCGGTGTCACCGTTTATGACCTATGCCACTTGGGGCATGCACGTAGCTACATCAACTGGGATGTTCTTCGCCGCTATCTCATTTGGCGCGATTATGACGTCACATTTGTTCAGAACTACACGGACATTGACGACAAAATACTGAACAAAGCATCAGCAGAAGGAACCTCGATGGAAGAGGTCAGCGAGAAAAATATTGAGGCCTTTGAAATCGACATGGCCAGATTAAATATTCTCCCAGCCGATAAAATGCCACGAGCCACACGTTGCATCCCAGAGATTCATACATTGATCAAAGAACTTGAAGCCAAAGGAGCTGCTTACGGGTCCGACGGCGACGTCTACTTTGACGTGTCTAAAGCAAAAAACTATGGCCAACTCAGTGGCCGAGACCCCAATGAGCAACAGCAGGGTGCGAGCGGTCGCACCAGCGGAAACGAAGAAGAACGAAAACGTCACCCATTTGATTTTGCGCTATGGAAAAGTGCAAAAGATGGCGAACCCAGTTGGGATTCACCATGGGGCCCTGGACGCCCCGGTTGGCACATCGAATGCTCAGCGATGGTTCGTCAACAATTTGGCAAAACCATCGACATCCACCTCGGTGGCGGTGACTTGGTGTTCCCACACCATGAGAATGAAATTGCCCAATCAGAAACGGCCAACGATGCTCCTTTGGCGCGTCTTTGGATGCACAACGGCATGGTCAATGTGGGCGGCACAAAGATGTCGAAATCGCTTGGCAACTTCACAACCATTCGTGCACTTCTCGACAGCGGTGTGTCATCCATGACCCTGCGGTTGTTCGTGCTGCAGGCCCACTACCGCAAGCCCCTTGACTTCACAGCGGATGCCCTTGATGCCGCCAGCACTGGCTGGAAAGGCCTCAACGCCGCACTTGGCCTCGGTGATCTGTTCACACAACCTCTTGGATGGCCCCAATCGGAACCGTTGGCTTCTGGCGCCGTGAAATCTGAAGTTTCAGTCGATGGTGAGGTCTTGCTCAACGCCAAGAAGCGTTTCATCGAAGCCATGGACCAGGACCTCAACACGTCAGGTGCCCTGGCAGTGCTGTTCGATCTGGCCAAACCTCTAAAAGCCCTGGCCAATCGCCTGGATCGTGGCGATCAGCTCGATCACACCAAGGACGAATTGGATCAACTGCTACAGCGTTGGCGTCTGCTGAGAGAGCTGTCTGGAGTGTTGGGCCTTCGATTGGAGACCGCTGTTGCCGATGCAGCGACCAACGGGATCGATGACGGTGCCGAGATCGAGGCTGCCATTGCGGCACGCAAGCAGGCCAAACAGAGCAGAGACTTTGCGACCGCCGATCGCATCCGTGATGAACTCACCGCCAAGGGCATCGAACTGATCGACAAGCCCGGCGGGATCACCGAGTGGCGACGCAGCTGA
- a CDS encoding 1-deoxy-D-xylulose-5-phosphate reductoisomerase: MKAISVLGSTGSIGTQTLEIVQDFPDQFRVVALTAGRNLALLVEQIQQHNPEVVALADEALLPELKERLKALPADQQPQRQPHLVGGPDGLNTAAAWDTADLVVTGIVGCAGLLPTLAAIRAGKDLALANKETLIAAGPVVLPELKKSGSRLLPADSEHSAIFQCLQGTPWAENARLSTGVPTPGLRRIQLTASGGAFRDWKAADLEKATVADATSHPNWSMGRKITVDSASLMNKGLEVIEAHYLFGLDFDHIEIVIHPQSIIHSMIELADSSVLAQLGWPDMKLPILYCMSWPSRLETPWKRLDLAQVGQLTFRAPDPAKYPCMKLAYAAGRAGGTMPAVLNAANEEAVAQFLNERIHFLDIPDLIEAACERHKNDRVDAPQLEDVLAVDQWARQAVREQVSRGTQRMTTAFAA, encoded by the coding sequence GTGAAAGCCATCAGCGTGCTGGGCTCCACCGGCTCAATCGGCACCCAGACCCTCGAGATCGTTCAAGATTTTCCGGATCAGTTCCGGGTGGTAGCCCTTACGGCAGGCAGAAACCTGGCGCTGCTGGTGGAGCAAATCCAGCAGCACAATCCCGAAGTGGTGGCCTTGGCCGATGAGGCGCTCCTCCCTGAGCTCAAAGAGCGACTGAAGGCACTGCCAGCCGACCAGCAACCGCAACGACAGCCCCATCTGGTGGGTGGCCCTGACGGATTGAACACGGCTGCGGCCTGGGACACAGCAGATCTTGTGGTCACCGGCATCGTGGGCTGTGCAGGCCTTCTGCCCACACTGGCTGCCATCCGGGCTGGCAAAGATCTTGCACTGGCCAACAAAGAGACGCTGATTGCCGCGGGGCCCGTGGTGCTGCCGGAACTGAAAAAAAGCGGCAGTCGTCTGCTGCCTGCTGACTCCGAGCATTCCGCCATTTTTCAATGCCTTCAAGGCACGCCATGGGCCGAAAATGCCCGACTCTCCACGGGTGTGCCCACGCCCGGACTGCGCCGCATTCAGCTCACTGCATCAGGAGGAGCCTTTCGCGACTGGAAGGCCGCTGATCTCGAGAAGGCGACTGTCGCTGATGCAACCTCCCATCCCAATTGGAGCATGGGGCGAAAAATCACCGTCGATTCCGCTTCGTTGATGAACAAGGGTCTCGAGGTGATCGAGGCGCACTACCTCTTCGGGCTGGATTTTGACCACATCGAAATCGTGATCCACCCCCAAAGCATCATCCACTCGATGATTGAACTGGCTGATTCTTCCGTGCTGGCCCAACTGGGCTGGCCCGACATGAAGTTGCCGATTCTCTACTGCATGAGCTGGCCCTCACGCCTGGAAACCCCCTGGAAGCGTTTGGATCTTGCCCAAGTTGGGCAGCTCACATTCCGCGCACCGGATCCCGCCAAATACCCCTGCATGAAGCTGGCCTACGCAGCGGGACGTGCCGGCGGAACCATGCCCGCGGTGCTGAATGCCGCCAATGAAGAAGCAGTAGCCCAGTTCCTCAACGAGAGGATTCACTTCCTCGACATTCCTGACCTGATCGAGGCCGCCTGTGAACGCCACAAGAACGATCGAGTGGATGCACCGCAGCTTGAGGATGTGCTGGCTGTTGACCAGTGGGCTCGGCAAGCCGTGCGCGAACAGGTGAGCCGTGGCACCCAGCGCATGACAACAGCCTTTGCTGCGTGA
- a CDS encoding sodium-dependent transporter: MATAQKESWQSGLGFVLAASGSAVGLGNLWGFAYRASQGGGGTFVLLYVLIVMTICLPVLVAEMVLGRSTGRSPLLAPVQAAGRAWQPMGWLFVVVSCGILAFYGVLMGWTGQTLLHALQVGLPSSMGEAELFFAGISGGQSAIAGQAVSMLLTAVVVAAGVQAGIERLSRMALPMLFLLLVVLAVWASSLPGAAEGYRTFLLRWDSQELFNITTIRNAFTQAFFSVGTGIGAILAYSAYLNRKAPIPSEAVAIVGLDTAVGLLAGLLTFPVVISFGLGDAVSGSTIGTIFLSLPTGLGSIGLTGRIVAVTFFSLAYLAAITSSVSLLEVPVAALMDRCNWSRRNAAWVSAAVIFVVGLPAATDLNVLGTMDDLFGGVLLIAGGLLIAVLMGWFASRSFLEDLKNSGITPPARAGIILFFLRWVSPLVIAAGLLISVVDLIGKWTYVPR, encoded by the coding sequence ATGGCCACAGCGCAGAAGGAGTCCTGGCAGTCGGGTTTGGGCTTTGTGCTGGCTGCATCGGGCAGTGCCGTGGGCCTGGGCAACCTTTGGGGATTTGCCTACCGCGCGTCACAGGGTGGGGGCGGCACGTTCGTTCTGCTTTACGTGCTGATTGTGATGACCATTTGTCTGCCAGTGCTGGTAGCCGAGATGGTGCTGGGTCGCAGCACGGGCCGCAGTCCGTTGTTGGCGCCCGTGCAAGCGGCTGGGCGCGCTTGGCAGCCAATGGGTTGGCTGTTTGTGGTGGTGTCTTGCGGAATCTTGGCCTTCTACGGCGTGCTGATGGGCTGGACGGGTCAGACCCTGCTTCACGCGCTGCAGGTGGGACTTCCCAGCAGCATGGGCGAGGCGGAGCTGTTCTTCGCGGGCATCAGTGGCGGCCAGAGTGCGATCGCCGGACAGGCCGTCAGCATGCTGCTCACTGCGGTGGTGGTGGCGGCCGGTGTGCAGGCAGGAATTGAGCGCCTCTCACGTATGGCTCTGCCGATGTTGTTTCTGCTGCTTGTGGTCCTGGCGGTCTGGGCTAGTTCTCTCCCCGGCGCGGCGGAGGGTTACCGCACGTTTCTGTTGCGTTGGGACAGCCAGGAGTTGTTCAACATCACCACCATCCGCAATGCCTTCACACAGGCGTTCTTTTCGGTGGGGACAGGGATTGGCGCAATCTTGGCCTATTCGGCCTATCTGAATCGCAAAGCACCGATTCCCTCGGAAGCGGTCGCCATCGTCGGACTGGATACTGCTGTGGGTCTGCTGGCTGGCCTGCTCACCTTTCCGGTGGTGATCAGCTTCGGCCTGGGCGATGCCGTCAGTGGATCCACGATCGGCACCATCTTTCTATCTCTGCCCACGGGGCTTGGGTCCATCGGTCTGACCGGGAGGATTGTGGCGGTGACGTTCTTTTCCCTCGCCTATTTGGCTGCGATCACCTCGTCGGTGTCGTTGCTTGAAGTGCCCGTGGCGGCCCTGATGGACCGCTGCAACTGGAGTCGTCGCAACGCCGCCTGGGTCAGTGCGGCAGTGATTTTTGTCGTCGGTTTGCCGGCGGCCACCGATCTCAACGTGCTCGGCACGATGGATGACCTCTTCGGGGGCGTCCTATTGATTGCTGGTGGTTTGCTGATCGCGGTGCTGATGGGTTGGTTTGCATCGCGAAGCTTCCTGGAGGATCTCAAGAACAGTGGGATCACACCTCCCGCGAGGGCTGGGATCATTCTGTTTTTCCTGCGCTGGGTGTCGCCTCTGGTGATCGCCGCAGGCTTGTTGATCAGTGTTGTGGATCTCATCGGCAAGTGGACGTATGTTCCCCGGTAG
- a CDS encoding ferredoxin: protein MTTTRAIRPLVSHHLLLCATPTKAKCCDPNVGAQSWEALKQGVRELNLESPERPQGIVLRTKADCLRICEQGPVLLVWPDGIWYGGVTPERVRHILEEHVIQGQPCEDWVIRRSPFSTPASD, encoded by the coding sequence GTGACCACGACCCGCGCCATTCGACCGTTGGTCAGCCACCACCTGTTGCTCTGCGCGACACCCACCAAGGCCAAATGCTGTGACCCCAACGTGGGCGCGCAGAGCTGGGAAGCCCTGAAGCAAGGAGTGCGTGAGCTGAATTTGGAATCACCAGAGCGCCCACAGGGCATCGTGCTCCGCACCAAGGCCGACTGCCTGAGGATCTGTGAACAGGGCCCCGTACTCTTGGTCTGGCCCGATGGCATCTGGTACGGCGGTGTCACGCCCGAACGGGTACGCCACATCCTTGAGGAGCATGTGATCCAAGGCCAGCCCTGTGAAGACTGGGTGATCCGGCGTAGCCCCTTCAGCACTCCGGCATCGGACTGA
- a CDS encoding DUF2721 domain-containing protein, whose amino-acid sequence MQPESLSKAIQLAVAPVFLLAGIGMLLNVTSGRLVRIVENARRAKEALDAGETVDDKERSTWRKRAQLIIRAIELLTAATLLISSVVAVLFLSVISRLNLTVVVVPMFIAAMILLMVASICFLREVRLASVHLRRVL is encoded by the coding sequence ATGCAACCGGAAAGCCTGTCCAAAGCCATCCAGCTGGCCGTCGCGCCGGTGTTTCTGCTGGCGGGCATTGGCATGCTGCTGAATGTGACCTCTGGTCGTCTCGTGCGCATCGTGGAGAATGCACGCCGCGCCAAAGAGGCGCTGGACGCTGGAGAGACGGTGGATGACAAGGAACGCTCCACCTGGCGCAAACGCGCACAACTGATCATCCGGGCGATTGAGTTGCTCACCGCAGCCACCCTGTTGATCTCCTCGGTGGTGGCCGTGTTGTTCCTGAGCGTGATCAGCCGCCTGAACCTCACCGTTGTGGTGGTGCCCATGTTCATTGCGGCCATGATCTTGTTGATGGTGGCGTCGATCTGCTTCCTGCGTGAGGTGCGTCTTGCATCGGTGCACCTACGGCGCGTGCTCTGA
- a CDS encoding efflux RND transporter periplasmic adaptor subunit gives MGSRQSLSPGGVSQDALRSLSRLSGMKRRRRKLMGAAAAALVLVGGGVIWSQSSGNSRARQLGDFTVAAEQGSLPGVITASGELEAIRRVNVSPKNQGRLAALYVDEGDVVRKGQVLARMDSGDFKDRLDELTALERQARAEYQAKRADFLRHRQLLDSGAISASDLDGFRAAFISSQEALTAAQERVAQRKVEGSDLDIQAPFDGMITERFAEPGAYVTPTTTASTNAGASSSSIVELSEGLEVAAKVPESDIGRIRVGQEAVVRVDAYPDQRFAAQVRDIAPRAEKTDNVISFEVELSLIEPPPSLRIGMTVDVDFQTGRTADSTLVPTVAIVTENGTPGVLLVGDNSEPTFQPVELGASSGSKSAILSGVTPGTRVFIDMPPWAKTRD, from the coding sequence ATGGGCAGCCGTCAAAGCTTGTCCCCTGGGGGAGTTAGTCAGGATGCGCTGCGATCCCTATCCCGCCTAAGCGGCATGAAACGACGTCGTCGAAAGCTGATGGGTGCTGCGGCTGCCGCGCTTGTGTTGGTGGGCGGCGGTGTGATCTGGAGCCAGAGTTCAGGAAATAGCCGCGCCCGCCAGCTGGGTGATTTCACCGTTGCTGCAGAGCAGGGATCCCTGCCTGGCGTCATCACCGCGAGTGGGGAGCTGGAAGCCATTCGGCGCGTGAATGTGAGTCCTAAAAATCAAGGGCGCCTGGCAGCCCTTTACGTGGACGAAGGAGATGTGGTGCGCAAAGGGCAGGTACTGGCGCGCATGGACAGCGGTGATTTCAAAGACCGTTTGGATGAACTCACCGCCCTTGAACGCCAGGCCCGTGCTGAGTACCAAGCCAAACGAGCTGACTTCCTTCGCCATCGTCAACTGCTCGACAGCGGCGCCATCAGCGCATCGGACTTGGACGGTTTCCGCGCGGCCTTCATCAGCAGCCAAGAGGCCCTGACAGCAGCGCAAGAGCGGGTTGCGCAGCGGAAGGTGGAGGGCAGTGACCTGGACATCCAGGCGCCATTCGACGGAATGATCACCGAACGGTTTGCCGAGCCTGGCGCCTACGTCACACCCACCACCACCGCCTCCACCAATGCCGGTGCCAGCAGCTCATCGATCGTGGAACTCTCGGAGGGATTGGAGGTGGCGGCCAAGGTTCCCGAAAGCGACATCGGCCGCATCCGAGTGGGTCAGGAGGCTGTCGTGCGGGTCGATGCCTATCCCGACCAGCGCTTTGCCGCGCAGGTGCGTGACATTGCACCTCGTGCTGAAAAAACCGACAACGTGATTTCGTTTGAAGTGGAGTTATCCCTGATCGAACCGCCGCCGAGCCTTCGCATTGGCATGACGGTGGATGTTGACTTTCAAACCGGTCGCACGGCGGATAGCACGCTGGTGCCAACGGTGGCGATCGTGACGGAAAACGGGACGCCTGGAGTGCTGCTTGTGGGCGACAACAGCGAACCCACATTCCAGCCGGTGGAGCTAGGGGCCAGCAGTGGCAGCAAGAGTGCCATTCTCTCCGGTGTGACGCCCGGCACCCGGGTGTTCATTGACATGCCGCCCTGGGCGAAGACGCGCGACTGA